The nucleotide window GGGGTGGGGGTGGCGGGGCTCATGGCCATCGCCACCGCCAAGCGCCTGGGGGCCCAGGTGTTCGCCTACGACGTGCGCAAGGCGGCGGTGGAGCAGGCCCTTTCCTTGGGGGCCAAGCCCATTGAGCTGCCCATCAGTGCCGAAGGGGAGGGGGGTTACGCTCGCGAACTCACCGAGGAGGAAAAGCGCATCCAACACGAAGCCTTACGGGAACACGTGGCGGGGATGGACGCCATCATCACCACCGCCCAGGTCCCGGGCCGGCGGGCCCCCATCCTCCTCACCGAGGACATGGTGGAGCGCTTGAAGCCGGGCACGGTGGTGGTGGATCTGGCCGCGGAAAGCGGGGGTAACTGCGTCCTCACCAAGCCCGGAGAGGTGGTGGAGGTGAGGGGGGTTAGGATCTATGGCCCCTTGAACCTCCCCAGCGAGCTTTCCGTACACGCCTCGGAGATGTACGCCAAGAACCTTCTCAATCTTTCGGGCCTGCTTATAGAAAAGGGCGAGTTCGCCCCCAAGTGGGAGGACGAGATCGTCCAGGGAGCGCTTCTGATGAGGGAAGGCGAGATCCTGCACGGGCCCACCAAGGCCCTCGTGGGAGGTGCGTGATGGAGTTTGGCTTCTGGTCTGCCCTTTACATCTTTGTGCTCACGGCCTTCTTGGGTTACGAGCTCATCACCCGGGTGCCCGTGATCCTCCACACCCCCTTGATGTCGGGGTCCAACTTCATCCACGGGGTGGTGGTGGTGGGGGCCATGGTGGTCTTGGGGCATGCGGAAACTGGCTTGGAAAAGCTCATTGGCTTCCTGGGGGTGATCCTGGGGGCGGCCAACGCCGCCGGGGGGTATGCGGTGACGGTGCGCATGCTGGAGATGTTTGAGAAAAAGCCGGGCAAGGGGGGTGGTCAGTAATGGATCTCATCCAAGCAGCCTACTTTGTGGTGGCCATCCTCTTCATCGTGGGGTTAAAGCGCATGGCCCACCCCACCACCGCCAAAAGCGGCATCGTGTGGGCGGGCTGGGGCATGGCCTTGGCGGTGGTGGCCACCTTCTTCTGGCCGGGGATGCACAACTTTGGCCTCATGCTCATCGCCCTCTTGGTGGGCTCGGTGGTGGCTTGGTGGGCGGCGGTCAAGGTGGCCATGACCGACATGCCCCAGATGGTGGCCATCTACAACGGCATGGGTGGGGGTGCGGCGGCCACCATCGCCGCGGTGGAGCTCCTGAAGGGGGCCTTTGAGAACCCGGGCCTCATGGCCTTGGCCATCCTGGGCGGCCTCATCGGGAGCGTGGCCTTCACGGGAAGCCTCATCGCCTTTGCCAAGCTTCAGGGAATCATGAAAAGCCGGCCCATCGTTTTCCCCGGGCAGAAGGTGGTGAACGCCCTGGTCCTTCTCATCACGGTTCTCTTGGGCTTCTCCCTGCTCTGGAACGATCCCACCCTCAGCATCGTGCTCTTCTTCCTCCTGGCTTTGCTTTTCGGCATTCTCATGACCCTACCCATCGGCGGCGGGGACATGCCCGTGGCCATCTCCTTCTACAACGCCTTTACCGGCATGGCCGTGGGCTTTGAGGGTTTTGCCGTGGGGAACCCGGCCTTGATGGTGGCGGGAACCCTGGTGGGGGCGGCGGGTACCCTTCTCACCGTGCTGATGGCCCGGGCCATGAACCGCTCCGTCATGAGCGTACTCATGGGTGGGTTTGGCGTGGAGCAGGAGGCGGGGGAGGTCAAGGGGAGCCTCAAGCCCATTGACGTGGAGGATGCCGCCGTGATGCTGGCCTATGCGGGGAAGGTGGTCTTTGTGCCGGGGTATGGCATGGCCCTCTCCCAGGCCCAGCACAAGGTAAAGGAGCTGGCGGACCTCCTGGAGAGCAAGGGGGTGGAGGTGAAGTTCGCCATCCACCCGGTGGCGGGGCGGATGCCCGGGCACATGAACGTGCTCCTGGCCGAGGCCGGGGTGGATTACGACAAGCTCAAGGACCTCGAGGAGATCAACCCCGAGTTCCCCACCGTGGACGTGGCGGTGGTGATCGGGGCCAACGACGTGGTGAACCCCGCCGCCCGCCGCCCGGGAAGCCCCCTTTACGGCATGCCCATCCTGGACGTGGACAAGGCCAAGAACGTGATCGTCATCAAGCGGGGCCAGGGCAAGGGCTTTGCTGGGGTGGAGAACGAGCTCTTCTACGCCGACAACACCCGGATGCTCTATGGCGACGCGCAAAACGTCCTCACCCAGCTCACCCAGGCCCTAAAGAAGCTTTAGGCCAGGCTTGGGCCGGACCCCGGGAGGTTCCCGGGGTCTTCTTCTTGACGCTTCCCCGGGCCTCCTGCTATAGTGCCTAGTGCGGTCGGTCCGCGGTAGCTCAGCTGGTAGAGCGGCCGGCTGTTAACCGGTTGGTCGCAGGTTCGAGTCCTGCCCGCGGAGCCAGGTGGGGGCCTTAGGGCCCCCTGGGTCTTTTTTTGGGGGGGAAGAGAGGGTATAATCATCCTTCGTGCGGCCTGCCGGGCCCGGAAAGGAGGTGTGGATGCGCAAGTACGAGGTGAACATCATCCTGAGCCCCAACCTGGACCAGACCCAGCTCGCCCTGGAGAAGGAGATCATCGGTAAGGCCCTCGAGGCCTTCGGCGCTCGGGTGGAGAAGGTGGAGGAATGGGGTGTACGCCGCCTGGCCTACCCCATCGCCAAGGACACCCAGGGCTACTTCCTCTGGTACCAGGTGGAGATGCCCGAAGACCGGGTGAACCACCTAGCCCGGGAGCTTCGCCTAAGGGATAACGTGCGCCGGGTCATGGTGGTGAAAACTCAGGAGCCCTTCCTCGCCAAGGCGTAAACTGTTCCCATGGCACGAGGCCTGAACCGGGTATTTCTCATCGGAACCCTTACCGCCCGTCCGGACATGCGCTACACCCCTGGGGGCATGGCCATTTTGGACCTAAGCCTCGCGGGCCAGGGTACCCTGTGGGATGCCTCTGGGGAAAAGGAGGTGTCCTGGTACCACCGGGTGCGCCTTTTAGGGCGGCAGGCGGAGATGTGGGGGGACGTCCTGGAAAGGGGCCAGCTGGTCTTCGTGGAGGGGCGGCTGGAGTACCGGCAGTGGGAGCGGGATGGGGAGAGGCGGAGCGAGCTCCAGATCCGGGCGGACTTCATCGATCCCCTGGAGGCCCGAGGGCGGGAAACCGTGGAGGATGCCCGGGGCCAGCCCAGGCTCCGCCACGCCCTAAACCAGGTGATCCTCATGGGTAACCTCACCCGCGATCCCGATCTGCGCTACACCCCCCAGGGGACGGCGGTGGTCCGGCTGGGCCTGGCGGTGAACGAGCGCCGTCCGGGCCAAGGGCCGGATGGGGAAAAGACCCATTTCATAGAGGTTCAGGCCTGGCGCGACCTGGCCGAGTGGGCCTCCGAGCTCAAGCGGGGTGAGGGGCTTTTGGTGATCGGCCGTTTGGTGAACGACTCCTGGACCAGCTCCACCGGGGAGAGGCGCTTCCAGACCCGTGTGGAAGCCCTCAGGTTGGAGCGACCCACCCGTGGGCCTGAAAGAGCCGGCGGAAGCAGGCCCCAAGAGCCAGGGCGCTCTGTCCAGACGGGTGGGGTGGACATTGACGAAGGATTGGAAGACTTCCCGCCGGAGGAGGATTTGCCGTTTTGAGCACGAAGAACGCTAAACCCAAGAAGGAGACGCAGAAGCGTCCTTCCAGGAAGGCCAAGGTCAAGGCCAGCCTGGGGGAGTTTGATCTGAAGGACTACCGCAACGTGGAGGTGCTGAAGCGGTTCCTGTCGGAGACGGGGAAGATCCTTCCCCGCCGCCGCACGGGGCTCACCGCCAAGGAGCAGCGCATCCTGGCCCGGACCATCAAGCGGGCGAGGATTTTGGGGCTTCTTCCCTTCACGGAGAAGCTGGTGCGCAAATAGGGGGTGGACATGAAGGTCATCCTGCTTGAACCCCTGGAAAACCTGGGCGATGTGGGCCAGGTGGTGAACGTGAAGCCCGGCTACGCCAAGAACTACCTCCTGCCCCGGGGCCTGGCGGTCTTGGCCACGGAGAGCAACCTGAAGGCCCTGGAGGCCAAGATCCGCGCCCAGGCCAAGCGCCTGGCGGAGAGGAAGGCGGAGGCGGAGCGTCTTAAGGAGATCCTGGAGAACCTCACCCTCACCATCCCGGTGCGGGCGGGGGAGACCAAGATCTATGGCTCCGTTACCGCCAAGGATATCGCCGAAGCCCTTTCCCGGCAGCACGGCATCACCATTGACCCCAAGCGCCTGGTGCTGGAAAAGCCCATCAAGGAGCTGGGGGAGTACGTCCTCACCTACAAGCCCCACCCCGAGGTGCCGATAGCCTTGAAGGTGAGCGTGGTGGCCCAGTAGGGGCCATGGGTCCGGCAGGCTGCGGGGACCCCTGGACAGCCGGGGGTCCTTAAGCTTTTCCTATGCGGCGCGTGCTGATCACGGGAGCGGGTAGCGGCATCGGCCTGGCCACGGCCCGACTCTTGGCCCAAAAGGGCTTCCGGGTCCATGGGGGAGTGCGCAAACCGGAGGATGCGGCGGCCCTTAAGGCGTTGGGGGTGGAGCCCCTTTTCCTGGATGTGACCCAGGAGGAAAGCCTTCTGAAGGCACGGAAGGCTTTGGAGAAAGAGGGTTTGGACGGCCTGGTGGCCAACGCCGGCATCGTGGTGGCTGGCCCCTTGGAGCTGGTTCCCCTTCCCGTTTTCCGCCAGGCATGGGAGGTGAACGCCCTGGGGGCTTGGGCCACGGTGAAGGCTTTCCTTCCCCTCCTCCGCCAGGGCCAGGGGCGGGTGGTGTTGATGGGTTCCGTTTCCGGCCTGGTGGCCCTGCCCCTGATGGGGCCTTACGCCGCCAGCAAGTTTGCCCTCGAGGCCCTGGCGGATGCCCTGAGGGTGGAGCTCCTTCCCTTTGGGGTGAGGGTGGTCTTGGTGGAACCGGGGCCCGTGGCCACCCCTATCTGGGAACGCTCGGAACGCTGGGCGGCCACCTACTTGGAGCCCCCTCCTCCCGGTACGGAAGGGGTGTATGGCCGCTACCTGGAGGTGGCCCGCAAGATGGCCAGGGCCAGCGCCAAAAGGGGCCTGCTCCCAGAAAGGGTGGCGGAGGTGGTGCTTAGAGCCCTTCTTAGTCCTAGGCCCAAGGCCCGCTACCTGGTAGCCCCTAGGTAACCCTCCTTTTGCGCCGCCTGCCCGAGGCCTTAAGGGACTGGTTTTGGTCCACCTCTTGACCTAGGCCAGCTCCAGGGCCACCAGGAGGACCAGGTGGCCCCTCGTTTCTCCAACAGGCCCTCGAGGCTCCTGAGGGGGAGGTGCTTGCGGAAAACCGCCAGCACCTCGTCCATGAGGGTTTCGGCCACCCTGGGGTCCAGGGATTCGGGGTGGAGCTCCAAGAGCATCTCCAGCCGGTTTTCCAGGTCCATGTCCCTAGCTTAGGCTCCCCTTGTCAGGGCCCGGTCAGGGGACGGTCATACCACCGCGCCCGGGCTTGCCCCAGGACAGGGGCCCTAGAAAAGCCCTTCTGTAGACCCCGCCTTGGAGGGACTGGGGGAACGATAGAGGGGATGGGGAATCAGGGGGTAAGGCCTGATACTTTGCCCGAGCTTTTCCCTGGCGTATGCTTAGGGACGTGGAGTTCCTGGTGGAGGACCTCGGCTTGGTGCCCTACGCGGAGGCCTGGGAGTACCAGAAAAGGGTGCATCAGGAGGTGGTGCGAGGAGAGCGCCTTCCCACCCTGCTCCTTCTGGAGCACCCCCGGGTCATCACCCTAGGCCGGAAGGCCACGGGGGAGAACCTCCTTTTCCCCGAAAGCTGGTATAGGGAGAACGGCTTTGAACTCTACTGGGTGGAGCGGGGCGGGGATGTCACCTATCATGGGCCGGGGCAGCTGGTGGGCTACCCCATCTTCCCCGTGGGCCGGGAGGTGCGCCGCTTTCTGCGGCAGATAGAGGAGGCTATGGTAAGGGTGGCGGCCTCCTATGGCATCGAGGCCTACCCCACCCCGGGGTATGCGGGGGTCTGGGTGGGGGAGGAGAAGCTTTGCGCCATCGGGGTGGCGGTGAAGGAGGAGGTGAGCTTCCACGGCTTTGCCCTCAATGTGAATACCGACCTGAACGATTTTTCCGTCATCATCCCCTGTGGGCTTAAGGGCAAAGGGGTCACCTCCTTGGCCAAGCTCCTGGGCCGCCCGGTGCCCATGGAGGAGGTCAAGGAGAGGGTGGTGGCGGCCGTGGCGGAGGTTTTCGGGATGCGGCCCCTTAAGGAGGTGCACGGTGAAGCCCAAGTTTGAGACCGTGGAGCTTTCCACCCCCACGGGGGAGGTGGTGGAGCTTAAGGTGGTGAAGCGCGGCCTGGCCCAGGCCCGGCCAGAGCCCGTGGACCGGCAGAAGCCCGCTTGGCTCAAGGCCACCTTGCCCACGGGAGCCAAGTACCAGGCCCTGAAGGCCACGGTGAACGAGCTCAAGCTGCACACCGTCTGCCAGGAGGCCCTTTGCCCCAACGTGGGGGAGTGCTGGAGCCACGGTACCCTCACGGTGATGATCCTAGGAAGCATCTGCACCCGGGCCTGTAAGTTCTGCGCCGTGGACACGGGGAATCCTAGGGGCATCGTGGACCCGGAGGAGCCCAGGAGGGTGGCGGAGGCCATCGCCCGGCTCAATATCCGCTACGTGGTCCTCACCAGCGTGGACCGGGATGACCTCCCCGATGGCGGGGCGGCCCATTTCGCCGCCACCATCCGGGCCATCAAGGAGAGGGCTCCCGGGGTCTTGGTGGAGGCCCTTACCCCCGATTTCCAGGGGGACCTGAAGGCGGTGGAAACGGTTTTGGATGCGGGCCCTGAGGTCTATGCCCAGAACCTGGAAACCGTGCGCCGCCTCACCCCTAAGGTGCGGGACCCCCGGGCGGGCTACGAGCAAACCCTCAAGGTCCTGGCCCACGCCAAGCGTTACCGGCCCGGGGTTCTCACCAAGAGCAGCCTCATGCTGGGCCTGGGGGAGGCGGAGGAGGAGATCCTCGAGGCCATGCGGGACCTGAGGGAGGCGGGGGTGGACATCCTCACCCTGGGCCAGTACCTGCGCCCCACCCCGGCCCACCTGCCCGTGGAGCGGTACGTACCCCCTGAGGACTTCAGGCGCTATGAAGCCTGGGGATATGAGTTGGGTTTTAGGGAGGTCTTCGCCGGACCCTTAGTGCGAAGCTCCTACCGGGCGGATAGGGTCTTCCTGGAGGCCTCCCGGAGGTAGGGGGGTCCTTGGGTAGCCTGAGGCCATGACCGGAAGCCGCACCGCCACCCCCCTTTTCCTCCTGGACCTCCTGGCCCTGATTCTGTTTGCCCTAGCGGGGCTTCTATCCCATGGCCAACCCATCAGCCTAGGGGGCCTGGCCCGCAACGTCCTCCCGGTGCTTTTCGTCTGGTTGCTCCTTGCCCCTTTTCTCAGAACCTACCACCAGCCCACCTGGAAAAACCTCCTCCTCACCTGGGCCCTGGCCTTCCCTGCAGGGCTGTGGCTTAGGCAGATGGTCCTGGGCCTGGGGTTTGGGGTGGGGTTTCTCGTCTTCCTGGGCGTGGCCATGGCCTTTAGCCTCCTCTTCCTCCTCCTCTTCCGGGGCCTCGCCAAGCTCCTCAGGCTCTGGTAAAAAGGGGACATGGATCAGCCCTTAGAGAAGGTGGCCTTCCTCGGCCTCGGGGCCATGGGCTACCCCATGGCCGCCCATTTGGCCAAGCGGTTTCCCACCTTGGTCTGGAACCGCACCTTTGCCAAGGCCCTAAAGCACCAGGAGGAGTTTGGCTCCCAGGCCGTGCCCCTGGAAGGGGTGGCGGAGGCTAGGGTGATCTTCACCTGCCTGCCCACCACCAAGGAGGTGGTGGAGGTGGCGGAAGCCCTTAGGCCCCACTTGCGACCTGGCACCTACTGGGTGGACGCCACCAGCGGGGAACCCGAGGCCAGCCGGAGGTTGGCGGAGCGCCTTTTGGAAGGGGGCGTGGTCTACCTGGACGCCCCGGTTTCCGGCGGAACCCTAGGGGCGGAGAAGGGCACCCTCACGGTGATGATGGGGGGGCCCCTCGAGGCGGTGGAGAGGGTGAGGCCCTTCCTGGCCTACGCCGCCAAGGTGGTCCACGTGGGGCCCGTGGGGGCGGGGCACGCGGTGAAGGCCATCAACAACGCCCTTTTGGCGGTGAACCTCTGGGCGGCGGGGGAAGGACTCCTCGCCTTGGTGCGGCAAGGGGTTTCCGCGGAGAAGGCCCTCGAGGTCATCAACGCCTCCAGTGGCCGCTCCAACGCCACGGAGAACCTGATCCCCCAAAGGGTCCTCACCCGCGCCTTCCCCAAGACCTTCGCCTTGGGCCTGTTGGTGAAGGATCTGGGCATCGCCATGGGGGTTCTGGACGGGGAGAAGGCCCCAAGCCCCCTCCTCCGCCTCACCCGGGAGGTGTACGAGATGGCCAAGAGGGAGCTGGACCCAGAGGCCGACCACGTGGAGGCCCTTAGGCTTTTGGAGCGCTGGGGCGGGGTGGAGATCCGCTAAAGGCTTTCGATTCCTTGGCCGAGTTGGGCTCACCTCGGGGCTTGACGCGGGGGTAGGGCGGCCTTAGCATGTCTAATATGAAAGACAATGTGTCCTATTATATAGGACAGAGGCTTCAACGGCTGCGCCAGGCTAAAGGGCTTACCCTGTCGGGCTTAGCGGCCAAAGCTGGGGTGGCTAGATCCCTGATATACGCCTTAGAGGCGGGAAGAGCCAACCCTACCCTCGCCACCTTGTGGGCTTTAGCCCAGGCCTTGGAGGTTCCCTTCAGCGAGCTGGTTCAGGCCCAGCCCGTAGGAGAGGAAGGCCTGGCTGTTCAACTTATTGAACAAAGCCGAGAGCGCGGGGGTGGTACCCTGGAAGTCTACCGTATGGATCTCTATCCCCATTCCCTGCGCCATGCGGAGCCCCACGAGTCTGGCATTTGCGAGCGGGTGATTGGCCTAAGGGGAAAGGCCCGGGTGGGGCCACCCCCAGGCAAGGAGGTGGGTCCAGGGGAAGAGGTGGATTTTCCTGGGGATGTCCCCCATCTGTATGCCAGTGAGGAAGGAGCAAGCCTCTTGGTTTTTCTCCACTATCCACCAGTTTTTTGGCCCAAGGGGGAGATGGGTAGCGAGGAAAAGGCCTCTTTGGCTTTACGGGAGGTGGGCCTGGGGGTGGGAGGGGTGGTCTTGGAGGGCCGCTGGCTTGCGCCGGGGTTTTGGGAGGGGGTTTTTGTTCGTTGGGGAGGGAGCCGTACCTACCTCTTCAGCCTGCCTTTCGCCCCCCTGCCCCGTTTCGCGGGCCGGGGGCTTTTGGGCGAGGCTTTCGCCCTACTCCACGCCCCCGTTGAAGACCTGAGGCCTTATCGGGAAAGCTCCAGCCTCCTTCTGCGGGCTTTGGCCTGGGAAGGGCTGCTTCTCAAGGGCGAGGTGGCGGATCCAACGCCTCTTCTCTTCAAAACGCCCGAACCCCTTGCCGATTCCTCCGCAGAAGGCGGTTGGGAAAGCCGCATACCCGTAGACCTCTATACCCAGGTGGAGCTTCTGCACCCCGGGTATGCCAGGCAACCCCTTTTCCTGGCACACGGGTTGGAAACCCTGGGCTTGACGGAGGGGCGGGTTTTGGATGTGGGTACGGGACCCGGCCATCACCTCTTGTTGCTCCTAGAGCTCCTTCCCCGCTTAAAACCGGTGGCGGTGGAACCCAGTTTGGCCTCGAGGCAAGCCCTGGCCCAGCTGCTTCCAGGGGTAGAGGTTTTGCCCGTGGACTTTACCGGGCTGGAAGTAGGGGAAGCCTTCCCCTTGGTCCTTTCCGTGGGGTCTAGCCACCGCATGTCTACTTGGAATTTTCTGGATAAAGCTTATCGGCTCCTACGCCCCGGGGGGTTTTTGGCGGTAGCGGACGAGTTTGTGAGTCCCTTTGCTACCCGGGAGGAACGGATCCGCCACCTGGTGCTTCACCACACGGCCTATCTGGTCCCCTTCCCTTTGGAGGATTGCGAGGCCCTTTGGGCCTTACGCATCTTAGCTTTGCAAGGGGAGACCAGGGGCCTTAGGAGGTTGGCGGAGGAGGCTTTGCAGGAAGTGCGGGCTTGCTCGGGCCCTTTTGCCTCCTTTGCCAGCCTAGAGTTGCAGGCTTTGCTGGCGGGATTGGACTACGAGGTGGAAACAAAGACCTCTGCAGCGCGTTTTCTAGAGTTGGCCTCAGCTGCGGGTTTCCAGGTGGAGCAACATCTCCGCCTTTTTGCCACCCATGGGAGTGGTCCTTGGGATGGGGGGACCCACCTTTTCCTCCTAAGGAGGCCAGGGTGAGGCGGGGTTTAAAGGCCGCCTGGCCCATTGCCCTGGGCTACTTCCCCGTGGCCGTGGCCTTCGGCGCCCTGGGGACCCAGGCGGGGCTTCCCTACCCTTGGGTCCAGCTCACCTCCCTCCTGGTCTTCGCCGGGGCCAGCCAGTTTGCCCTGGTGGGGCTTCTGGCCCAGGGGGTACCACCCCTCTTGGCGGCCTCCTTGGGCCTTCTCCTAAACCTACGCCACGCCTTCTACGGCCCTGCCCTCAGGCCCTACCTAAAAGGAGGACCCCTAGAAGCCTTTTTCCTCACGGATGAGGTCTTCGCCCTGGCCCTAAAGGCCCTTCCCGGCCTCCTTCCAAGGGAGCGGCGGGGCTACTTCCTCGGCCTGGGCCTGGGCGCCTATCTTTCCTGGAACCTAGGCACCGCCATGGGGGCCTTGGGGTCCAAGGGGCTTCTGGCCTGGCCGGCTTTGGGAGCGGCCCTTTCCTTCGCCCTTCCGGCCCTCTTCCTCCTCCTGGCCCTGCCCCACCTTAAGAACCCCGCGGCCCTCCTGGCGGGCGGGGTGGCCCTGGCCTTCCACCTCCTGGGCCAGACGGCCTGGGGCCTGTTCCTGGCCGGGGTCCTGGGGCTTCTTTGGGGGAGGAAGCCATGACCCTGGCCCTCTTTCTCCTGGCCCTGGGCACCTTCCTCCTCCGCTTCCTGCCCTGGCGGGGGGAAAAGAGCCTGAGGGCCGGCCAGGCGGGGCCAGCCCTGGTGGTGGCCCTTTTCCTGGTCTCGGCCTTCGGCCCACCCCCTTCCCCCGGGTGGCTCCTCACCGCCTTGGCCCTTTTGGGCACCTACCTGGGGGCGCGGCTTACGGGAAACCTGGGCCTGGCCGTCTTCCTGGGCGTGGGGCTTTACGGCCTCTTGTATGGCCTTTGGCCGTGATAGGCCGCCCTTACCGGTTGAGGATGTGGATGGCCTGCTTGTGCAAGGCCTCCGCCGCCTCCATGAGGCTTTCGGAAAGGGTGGGGTGGGGGTGGACCGTGAGGGCCAGGTCGGTGACCGTGGCCCCCATCTCCAGGGCCAAGGTGGCCTCGGCGATGAGCTCCCCCGCCTGGGGCCCCACCATGAAGACCCCTAGGAGGAGGTCCGTTTCCGCATCCCCCACCACCTTGATGAGGCCCTCTGCGCTTCCCAGGGTGAGGGCCCGGCCGCTGGCGGAAAGGGGAAACCTCCCCACCTTCACCTTGTACCCCGCCTTCCCCGCCTCCTCCTCCGTAAGCCCCACCCCGGCCCACTCGGGGCCGGTGTAGACCACGCTGGGCACCTGGCAGTCAAAGAGGGCGTTTTTCCCGGCGGCGTTTTCTGCGGCCACCAGGCCCTCTTTCATGGCCTTGTGGGCCAAGAGGGGAGGCCTGGCCACGTCCCCGATGGCGTACACCCCTGGGGCGGAGGTCTCCATGCGGGCGTTCACCTGGATGAAGCCCCGCTCGTCCACCTTCACCCCGGCCTTCTCCAGGCCTAGGCCCTCGGTGCGGGGCTTCCGGCCCACCGCCACCAGGACCTTGTCCACCACGATCTCCTCTTGCTTTCCCCCTTGGGCGGGCTCCAAGAGAACATGGAGGCCATCCCCCTTCTTCTCGTAGCCCAGCGCCTTGGTGCCCGTGCGCACCCTAATCCCTTCCTTCTCCAGGGCCTTGCGCAGGAGGGCGGCGGTTTCCCGGTCCCCTGCCGGGAGGATCTCGGGCATGTACTCAATGAGGGTTACCTCCGAACCCAGGCGGCGGTAGATCTGGCCCAGTTCCAACCCCACCGCCCCGCCCCCGATCACCAAGAGGCGCTTGGGGATTCCCTCTTCCACCTTTAGGGCCCGGGTGGAGTCCCAAACGTCCTCCCCGAAGGGGAAACCCTTTAGGGGCATGGGCTCGCTTCCCGTGGCCACGATGAGGCTTTTGGCCCCGTAGGTTTCCCCGTTTACCTCGATCTCCTTGGGGCCCTTAAAGCGGGCGAAGCCCCGCAAAAGCTCCACCTTGTTGCCCTTTAGAAGCCCGGCCACCCCCCCGGTGAGCTTCCTCACCACCCCATCCCGCCAGGTGCCAAGCTTTTTGAAGTCCAGCTCGGGCTTAGCCTTCAGGCCAAAGCCCTCGGCCGCCTTCAGGTGGTGGAGGGTTTCCGCCGCGTGGAGGAGGGCCTTGGTGGGGATGCACCCCACGTTGAGGCACACCCCCCCCACCTCGGCGGCTTCCACCGCCAGAACCTTAAGCCCCAGCTGCGCCCCCCGGATGGCGGCGTGGTAGCCCCCGGGCCCGGTGCCGATCACGATGAGGTCGTAGGTCTTCATGGCGTCCATCCTACATTTCCAGAAGGAGAAGGTCGGGGTTTTCCAATAGCCGGATCACCTCCCGGGTAAAGGAGGCGGCCTCGGCCCCGTCCACCAGGCGGTGGTCAAAGGAAAGGGAGAGGTACATGATGTCCCGGGCCTGGATGGAGCCGTCCGGCATCACCCAAGGCCGCTTCCGGATGGAGTGGACCCCCAGGATGGCGGCCTCGGGAACGTTGATGATGGGAAAGCTCATGAGGGCCCCCACGGAGCCGATGTTGGTGACGGTGAAGGTGGAGCCGCTCACCTCCTCGGGGGTGAGCTTCCCCTCCCGGGCCCTGGCGGAAAGCTCGGCGATCTCCTGGGCAAGTTCCAGGATATTCTTGCGGTCCACATCCCGCACCACGGGCACCACAAGCCCCCTTTCCGTGGCCACCGCCAGGCCCAGGTGGTAGTAGCGCTTGTAGACGATCTCCTGCCTTTCCTCGTCCAGGCTGGTGTTCAGCATGGGGTACTTCTTCAAGGCCCGCACCACCGCCTTGAAGATGAAGGGGAGGTAGGTGAGCTTCACCCCCTGGCGCTCGGCCTCGGGCTTCAGCCGTTCCCTAAGGGCCACCAGCTCTGTGAGGTCGGCCTCGTCCACGTTCAGGGTGCGCACCGTGTAGAGGTGGCTTTGCCAAAGCCCCTGGGCGATGGTGCGGCGGATGCCCCTTAAGGGAACGCGCTCCTCCAGCCCCTCATAGCCCTTGGGGGGGGTGTAACGGGGCGGGGGAGGGAAGCCTGAGGGAAGGGGTGCTGGGGCCTCCCTGGGGGCTTCCGGCGGGGGTGCGGCCTGGGCCTTAAGCCTTTCCGCATAGGCCCGCACGTCCTCCACCCGGATGCGGCCCATGGGGCCCGAGCCCGGGATGGCCTCGAGGGGAATCCCCAGCTCCCGGGCCAGCCTTCTGGCGGCGGGCACCGCCAGGATGCGGCCTGGGCCTGGCCCCTCCTTGGGGGCTTCCCTTTGGGCCTCGAGGAAGGGGTTCTTCACCGCCACCTGGGTGGTGTCCGGCTTGAAGAGGGAGAGGTCCTCCTTTTCCTCCTTGGGGGGGAGCCCGGGCTCCACGATGGAGCGCTCTTCCACCGCTTGCACCGGCGGAGCTTCCGGTTCCTTTACCCCGGCCACCGTTTCCCCGGGCTCGGCCAGGAGGGCCAGGGGAGCGTGCACCTTGACCACCTCCCCCTCCTTGGCCAGCTTTTTCAGAAGCACCCCCTCGTAAGGGGAGGGCAGCTCCACCGTGACCTTGTCGGTCATCACCTCCA belongs to Thermus albus and includes:
- a CDS encoding dihydrolipoamide acetyltransferase family protein; this translates as MPKEILMPELAESVVEGEILKWLVEEGEYLKKDQPFVEVMTDKVTVELPSPYEGVLLKKLAKEGEVVKVHAPLALLAEPGETVAGVKEPEAPPVQAVEERSIVEPGLPPKEEKEDLSLFKPDTTQVAVKNPFLEAQREAPKEGPGPGRILAVPAARRLARELGIPLEAIPGSGPMGRIRVEDVRAYAERLKAQAAPPPEAPREAPAPLPSGFPPPPRYTPPKGYEGLEERVPLRGIRRTIAQGLWQSHLYTVRTLNVDEADLTELVALRERLKPEAERQGVKLTYLPFIFKAVVRALKKYPMLNTSLDEERQEIVYKRYYHLGLAVATERGLVVPVVRDVDRKNILELAQEIAELSARAREGKLTPEEVSGSTFTVTNIGSVGALMSFPIINVPEAAILGVHSIRKRPWVMPDGSIQARDIMYLSLSFDHRLVDGAEAASFTREVIRLLENPDLLLLEM
- the lpdA gene encoding dihydrolipoyl dehydrogenase — its product is MKTYDLIVIGTGPGGYHAAIRGAQLGLKVLAVEAAEVGGVCLNVGCIPTKALLHAAETLHHLKAAEGFGLKAKPELDFKKLGTWRDGVVRKLTGGVAGLLKGNKVELLRGFARFKGPKEIEVNGETYGAKSLIVATGSEPMPLKGFPFGEDVWDSTRALKVEEGIPKRLLVIGGGAVGLELGQIYRRLGSEVTLIEYMPEILPAGDRETAALLRKALEKEGIRVRTGTKALGYEKKGDGLHVLLEPAQGGKQEEIVVDKVLVAVGRKPRTEGLGLEKAGVKVDERGFIQVNARMETSAPGVYAIGDVARPPLLAHKAMKEGLVAAENAAGKNALFDCQVPSVVYTGPEWAGVGLTEEEAGKAGYKVKVGRFPLSASGRALTLGSAEGLIKVVGDAETDLLLGVFMVGPQAGELIAEATLALEMGATVTDLALTVHPHPTLSESLMEAAEALHKQAIHILNR